From Gadus macrocephalus chromosome 16, ASM3116895v1:
tggaaagtcaagattcacgcAAACCCTGTGGGGGAGGTGTTTTGCTACCTACCCCTGAGGATCAAGACCGGCCTACCAGTCCACATCAATGGTTGCTTTGCTGTGACTTCGAACCGCAAAGAGATCTGGAAGACAGACACTAAAGGCCATTGGAATGCTGTGTTCATGAGACATGTGATTGTCCAGGCATACTTAGCATCACTCAGTATGCTACGGTCGATGGCAGAAAGCGGAGAACTGCTTGACTACAATTACTATGCAACGTGGCCTGATCCAAGTCTTGTGCATGATGACTTCACCCTAATCAGTCAGGGGGTCTACCAGGAAATCGCCAAAGGAGGTGAGAGTGATCTTGCAAGGATGTTTTCCGATGGAAAAAACTGGGTGTCAATTCAATACGTCAGGTTCCTTGATGACACATTACTTTGCAGACCAGAAATTGGACCAGCTGCATTCAAGATCTTCTTCAAATACCTCAAAATGAGTGGCTCCCAAAACCTCTGTGCGGTTGAATTGCCCGATTGGGTGAAGGAGGGTTTTGATGATGCAGGGTGCAAAGGAAAGTTGATGGaaaacaccctcacagagaAGCAGTTCTTCCCTGAGGTATTTTTTCCGAATATCCAAGACATTGAAAAGGAGCTCAGAGATCCACTAATGCAATATGTACTGAATGAAAAACTGGATGAGTTTGCAGCCATTCTCAAAGTCACTCCATGCATTCCGTGCTCTGATGTCTCCGAACAGTTAGTTTTGCCTTCGAGGCTCATCCACCCAGAGGGAAGGGTTGCTAAACTTTACAATAAAAGTGATGGAAGGTTTCCTGGAGGAACTTCAAATGACTACCTGAACCCAGTGTGTTTAGTTAAGCTAGTGCAACTGGGCATGGTGAAGGATGATCTCTCATGGGAAGACTTGGTTGAACGTGCAGAGTCTGTGACTGATCTGAACGAAAATGACCATGTTGCTGCATGCTTCCGAAGCAGTATACTCCTGAGTCTCATAGATGAGAAGATGAAGTTGAAAGACCCAAGAGCAGCTGAACTTTCAGAAAAGCTTCAGGGCATAACATTCCTTCCATTCCTTTCAAGACCTGCAGGGTTTTCACTACCATGGCATGGGAATAACTTCTCCTCAACAACTATGTTCTGTGCTAGAGATCTCTTCACTACTGAACATCAGGACACAGTATGTCTCATGAAGCCAATCCTTAATGAAAGCTCGCCATCTTTCAAAGGATGTGGCCCAATCTCCTTGGCTGTGAAAGACTTTCTTGGATTGATCAGAAAGCCCACCGTGGCCCTAGTTGTCAGTCAACTGAAAGAACTATCAAAGTCATTTGATGGTGTCACTCTGTATCAGGAAAACATAACCAATGCCTGTTACAAGTACCTACACGAGGAGATGCTACAGGAGGAAAATTCAAAGGAGCAAATAGTGGAGGCTCTCAAAACATTCAACTCCATTCTGGTAGAGAACACATATGTTAATCCTTCCAAAGTTGCCTTCTCTCTGAATTTTGATGCAGCTCCATATCTGTATCAGCTTCCAAACAAGTACAGGAACAGCTGTCGTGAACTCTTTGAAAATGTTGGCGTTCATTCAAACTTCACAGTTGAGGACTTCTCTGCCGTCCTTGAACTAGTAAGGCAAGAATGTGGACGAAGGGCACTCAGTGAGGAGAACTTTCAGCTCTCTCGCAGAATCATTAGTGAAGGAATTTGGAGTTGGATCCGTGACAAAAGCCAAGAATTCTGCCAAACTAATTACAGCCAGATTCTTCTACCTGACTCTAATCTGACGCTACAGACATCCAAATCCCTGTGCTATAACGACTGTCCATGGATTAAAGTCAGGGACACCACTGTGAAGTACTGTCATGGAGATATTCCGAGAGAAGTCGCTGTGAAATTAGGAGCAGTTCCCAAACGTCACAAGGCGTTGGAGAGGTATGCCTCTAATGTTTGTTTCACTGCACTTGGGAGTGAGTTTGGACAGAAAGAGAAGCTTACAACCAGGATTAAAAGTATACTCAATGCTTATCCATCAGAGAAGGAAATGCTCAAAGAACTTTTGCAAAATGCAGATGATGCAAAAGCAACTGAGATTTACTTCATCTTTGATCCAAGAACCCACCCAACAGATAGAATCTTTGACGACAAGTGGGTGCCAATGCAAGGCCCATCACTCTGTGTATTCAACAATCAACCTTTCACAGAGGATGATGTCAGAGGTATACAGAACCTTGGAAGAGGAACAAAAGAGGCCAATCCAGGTAAAACTGGACAGTATGGAATAGGATTCAATTCTGTCTATCATATCACAGACTGCCCCTCCTTCATCTCAAACAATGATATTCTCTGTATCTTTGATCCACATGCACAATTTGCACCTGGAGCAACATCTGCAAGTCCTGGAAGAATGTTCAGGGATTTGGACTCTGACTTCAGATCTCAATTTTCAGACGTCCTTGGTCTTTACCTTGGAGACCATTTTAAGTTGGAACGCAGCACAATGTTCCGCTTCCCCATACGCTCAAAAGAGATGGCAAAGTCATCTGAGATCAGCTCTGTTCCTGCGTCTGACAGAATGGTGCAAAACCTTTTGGACAAACTGAAAAGCGACGGTGCCGAGCTTCTGATGTTTCTGAACCACATGGAGAAAATATCGATCTGTGAAATCCAAAATTCAACGGGTGACCTCAAAGTTTTATACTCAGTTGCAGCTAAAATAACAGACGGCGATCGCCTAAAACGCAAACAGTTTCATGCCTCTGTCGTTGACAGTGTGACAAAAAAGAAGCCCCTTCCTGCTATTCCAGTGCAACAGATCACCTACACAATGGATATAGAGGACACCGAAGGGAATTTGACCACATGGATGATCTGCAATCGCTCTGGGTTCCCAAACATGGAAAAGGTCTCAAAAAGTGTCATCTCAGCCCACAAAAATGAAGACGTAACACTATTTCCTCGTGGAGGTGTAGCTGCATGTGTGAGCCACAACTACAAAAAACCCCACAGAGCTTTCTGCTTTCTACCGCTCTCACTAGAGACTGGATTACCGTTTCACGTCAATGGCCATTTTGCGTTAGACTCTGCGAGAAGAAACCTATGGAGAGATGACAATGGAGTAGGAGTAAGAAGTGACTGGAACTACAACCTGATGACATCCCTGATTGCACCTGCCTTTGTGGAACTGTTGGTCCAGCTAAAGCGCAGATACTTCCCAGGTCCTGACCCCACCATGACTGTCATTCAAGCAACACCAATTCATGTTGTAAAAGAAACATTGCGCAAATTCATGTACTTCTTTCCTGTCAACAGAGTAGACATACAGCCAGATTGGTATTGTTTGGTCAAAGCACTCTACAACTGCATTCATGCTGACCTGAAACGTCTGCTTCCTGTGGTCAGAACCCCACATATGGACAATTCTGATATGCACTCAGTGATTTACATCTCATGGGTAAACATGTCCATTGCAAACAAAGGCAGGGCCTATTTTGACAACTTGCTCCAAGATGAGCTTCACCACATGAAAACTACAGAGTACAACATCTCTACAAGGAAATCTGTTGCTGAAAATGTGTATCGACTGAAGACATTACTCCTAGATATTGGCTTTCACCTGGTCCACAGTTGTGATGAGACTTCAGATCTTTACCTTTGTTTGGAAGATGCAGGAATTCCAGTGAGTTATGTGACTCCAGAGGATGTCCGGAACTTTCTCCACACATTCTCATCGCCAGACTCATCGTGCCAAATTGGGAAACTCCCATGTCGACTCCAGCAGTCCAACTACAAGCTTTTCCACAGTTTAAAACTTCTTGTGGACTACTGCTTCAAAGAGATTGAGGTGGACGGAATCCAAATCCAGGGATTGCCTCTTTTGTTAACTATGGACAACATGCTTCAGGTGTTTGACTCCAAGAGACCAAAGTTCTTGACAGGACATCATGAGCTGATTTCATCAAGGAAAGAAATGTTCATGAACACATTGTACATCAAGTATAGTGACCTCTTGTTGAAAGCTGGTGTGGCAAAGCCCTTTGATATCAGTAGTTTGTGTGACCTACTCTGCTCTGTACTTCCAAGAGAGTATCGCACACGGATCCCTGTGAAGTGGAGAGATGGATTTGCAAGTGAATCGTGGCTAAAAAGTGCATGGCACTTCATTAGCGAAAACATTGCTGTTAAGGAGGAACAGGCTGATAGCAAACCTAGTTTCGACAATGTTCTTGAAATACTAAAAGACTGGGCACTGTTGCCTGGCATCAAATTCATGGCAAGAGACAAACTTGTCATTCCAGAGCACGATGTGCTATTGCCCCTGAGTTTGATAAATGTCGCCATCTTTCCACATGGCCAAAATGACAAAGCCTTTCATACATTAATGAAAGGAGGCTGCATTCAGCTTGCAGTGAACAAAATCTGTGTCAAAGAGAACCCAATGATGCCTTTTCTGGCAAAGCACACAGCAAGCATTGATAACCCACCAAGCATTCTAAAAGCTGTAGAATACATGATTCAGACGTCAGCATTCAAACCGGCCAGCCTGAATGACAAGGACTTTGAGGCTCTTCTGTTGTATTTTAATTGCAACCTGGCTAACCTCACACCGGAGGATGTACAAAGCCTTAAACTCCTTCCATGTTTCAAATCAGTCAGTGGGAGACACATAAGCATCGCAAACTATGGGTCTTGCTATGTTTTAGGAAAAAACATACCAACCGCAGACATGGATAAATGGGCTCACACAACAGCATGCGCCTTTCTTGCAGACAATCCACAATTGAAGGAGCTGTACAGTTTCCTTGGATGTATCCCAATTGATGATTTGGAGGTGTACCTCAAACATCTCCTGCCGAAGTTTGAAAGTCTTACATATGAGGCAAAAATCgaacacattgtttatttgaaGGAGAGACTCATGTCAATGGAGGAATCATGTGGAATCAAAGATCAGCTTTATGACAAGCTAGAGGGACTTGCTTTCATCTATGACTACACAAACAGACTCAAGACCACCAAAACATTTTATGACAAGACGATCCACGTGTTTGAAGTAATGCTCCCTACCAAGTCGTTCATCCCTAACGACTTCTTCAGGAAGGTTGAGCAAATAACAAAGCCCAAAAATGTGACAACATTTGTCACATCATGGATCACATTTCTCAGAAACATAGGACTCAAGCATGTTGTTTCTCAGCAACAAGTTCTCCAGTTTGCAAAAGAAGTCAGCATCAAAGCACAAACAGAAAATTGGACCAAAGAGAATGTGCAAGTCATTGTCGATGCTCTCCTGAATCACATTTTCAATGACAGGACAGATCTGTTTGCTGGTTCTTTCCTCAAAGAGCTGTCGATGATTCAGTTTTTGTGTTCTGAAAGAGCTCCTGCAGAACTTATTTTTCTTCATTCACAATACCAAGACATGAGTGGCATGCTTCCTCTGATTCGATTCAGTGGATCTCAATTGAACCCCAAATTCAAACAAACGGATGTTATCCATTTGCTCTGGACATCTTGTCCAATTCTACCAGAAAAGGCCACACCATCAAGCATAAAGGACCAGGATGGCAGCACACTCACTGGACAAGAACAACTTGACCAAGTACTTACCATGTTAAATGTGAACTTGGATCCACCATTGGACAAGGTCATATGCAACTGCAAGAACATCTGCAACATTTCCAATCCAGATGATGACATGGTGAAAACAAGGAACAAAGTTTTACGGTCCACCTATGAATTTCTAAGCGGTGACAAGCGAGACTTCCGATACCAGCTTCGTGGGGTGTCGTTTGTTATGGTTGAAGATGGTTGGAAACTACTGAAACCTGAGGAGGTTGTCATCAATCTGGACAATGAATCTGACTTCAAGCCCTACTTATACAAACTACCATTAGAGCTTGGCACCTTTCATCAGCTGTTCAAGCTTCTGGGCACAGAAGATATTGTATCAACCAAACAGTATGTTGAAGTATTGTGCCGCATTCATAGAAATTCTGAGGGCAAGCAGCTTGATCCCAATGAGATGAGAACTGTGAAAAGGGCTGTCTCTGGACTGTTCAAAACTCTCCAAAATGATCCAGTGGAAATTCGCAAGGATCTGGACAGTCTCAAAGACATTACTTTTTATCTGCCAAGCCATGACGGCAGACTAGCAAAATCAAATAGTTTAGTATTTGATGATGCTCCACACTACAAGAGCAGAATCCAGGGTAATGTTGGTGTTCAAATGCTCGTAGATATGAGCCAGTGCTATCTAGGCAAAGATCATTCTTTCCATACAAAGCTGATCATGCTACTCCCGCAGAAGTTGAGGCCTAGACTTCTAAGCAGCATCCTCGAAGAGCAATTAGACGAAGATTCTCCTAAAATGTGCCAGTTTGGAGCCCTCTGTTCTCTCCAAGGTCGCCTACAGCTATTACTGTCCTCAGAGCAGTTCATTACGGGACTCATTAGAATCATGAAACATGAAAACGACAATACATTCCTTGTGAATGAGGAAAAAGCCATACGCCTCTGTAAAGCACTTTGCGAGGGACTGAAGGTCTCGTGTTTTGAGAAACTCCAAACAACATTACGAGTCAAAGGATGCAGCCCCATTCCACACAGCCGCAGTGAAACGCTCGCATTTCTGAAGAGATACGGGACATCTGTCATCCACCTCTATATCCAACACTCAGACAGTAAGGACATCAATTTTCTCTTGGCATTGGCCATGACACTGAAATCAGCCACAGACAATTTGATATCCGACACGTCTTATCTGATCGCAATGCTAGGTTGCAACGACATTTATAGAATCACAGAGAAGTTGGATAATCTTGGTGTAAAGTATGATTCAACAGAACCCTCCAAACTGGAGCTGCCCCTCCCTGGAACACCCATACCAGCTGAGATACATCACATACTCCTGATGGACCCCATGAATGTGTTTTATCCAGGGGAGTATGTAGGATACTTGGTAGACTCCGAGGGGGGAGACATCTATGGGTCCTACCAGCCAACATACACGTATGCCATCATTGTTCAAGAAGTGGAAAAGGGTGAAGATGATAGCTCAAAATGTTTCCAGATTGACATTGGCTATAGCGAGTACAAAGTTGTGAGTTCCCTCGACTTGTACAAATTCTCCAGACATGATGACAGTTCTCAGGTAAAAGACAGTGGTGCTCCGTCAACTCCAACAAGCCCAAGTCGTTCAGCGAGTCCCCGAATGACACCACCTCTGTTTCCTGGAAAGGAAAATCAGAGACCCAGTGCGCAAAAGCATTCCCCTAAAAAGATCAAGATTCACACGTTGCCTGAAATTCTGAAAGAAGTGACCTTAGTTGTGGAGCAAGCTTGGAAGCTTCCGGAGACGGAAAGGAAGAAAATGATAAGACGATTGTATCTCAAATGGCATCCAGACAAAAACGCAGAGAATCTTGACATCGCCACAGAGGTGTTCAAGCACTTACAGAGCGAGATCACCAGGATGGAAAAGCAATCTTTAAGTGATCAGCAAAACACAGAAAGGACCTCCAGGAGGCCCTTCTCTACCTCGTCTACACGCTTCCAGTCAGAAAAGTTCTCGTTCCAAAGATTCTACACCTCATGGAACCAGGAGGCAGGCAGCCATAAGTCAGAGAGGCAACAATTCAGAGATCATTATCCCACCAGCTTCGCAGGTTCATCGCATTCAAATCGCTTCTTTGTGCCCCCAACATTCAAGTCCGTCGGAAACCCTGTAGAAGCCCGCAGGTGGCTGAGGCAAGCAAGGGCAAACTTTTCCGCAGCCAGGAATGACCTTCATAAGAACGCCAATGAGTGGGTGTGCTTCAAATGCTACCTGGCTACAAAACTAGCACTGATAGCAGCTGACTATGCGGTTAGAGGAAAGTCAGACAAAGATGTGAAACCAACCTCTCTGGCACAGAAGGTGGAAGAGTACAACCCCAACTTAACTGGTCTTACCAACGATGTTCAAATCCTTGAGGGATATGGTGTAGACAGTCTCAGAACCCGCTATCCCGACCTGCTGCCCTTCCCACAGATTCCCAACGACAGATTCACCTCGGAGGTAGCAATGAGAGTGATGGAGTGCACTGCACGgattatcattaaacttgaaaCTTTTGTCCAGCAAAAAATATAAAGTGGGCGCTATACCGCTGTTAAAATACAGGGATGGAAAGTTATGGAGGCATTATGCATTTAACCTCTCGTAAAGGGTAGATCAGAGATTgtgtacaatacagagtacctTCTTTATTTTGAGGCAAATTCAAGTATCCCAGCTGGCAGCTTAAGATACATATGCAGTGGCTGAACGGCGATAAGGTTGGGGCCTATGCACAATGTATAAATGTATGGCTGCTGAAATCACATGAAGAAGCCGTCTCATGTTATGTGTTGCTGTAGTCTGTGAATTTATAAACCTGCAATCTGCAAATGCTGTACATATACCTGTGCTGAGCAATATATTTGTTTACCAAAGTCCCAATGTCGGATATCTTTGATCTCAGTTTGAGGGCATTTTGCTGCTTTTTTTGTACTTTAGTTTTTATAAAAGTATATTTTCCTCCCAGATGACCCTTGACTCTATTTACGgttgtaaaaagaaaatgcgACAAAGCTATTGCTTCTCTATAAAGATCAAGAATTGCCACTATAAGGGTTAGGATCGTGTAAATGTCAAAACACTTGTTTGTATATTTAccttttaattatttaatattttgatGGTTGATTTCCTATCATCACTGTAAACATTGTAAATGTTTTCTGTAACATAGCCTACTGCTTGTTAATTGACAAAGCACTTTTACTAGCCCTGTTTAGCATTTGTATCACCCTGGCAACCAGCGAGAATTCAACTGCAAAAAGTTGCCTTTTCATCAAATCCTAATTGTTTGTTATGTTAGAGGATCATATATTGAGCTGTATTTATAATACATGTATCATTTCATCCATGGTCGAAGAACTGTTCTCCCCCAAGGATGCCATTGTGTTATTATGTTTTCCCCCATAGTTTAGAGAAGTCAGAGAGAAGTCAGATTTTGTATTAGCGACCCCCAGTAAATACCAATTGTGtggccagaaaaaaaacatagaatagCTGTACAACAGCTGAatattacaatacatgcacgtAAGATTGAAATTTCCACTGGTGCAATGACTTTTGGGTACATTCATTGGTTTAGTTTTGCCAACACATAATCATTTTCTCGGATATTTCTGTTGTCGGGCCTTTAATGACTTCAATCCTCATGAAATTGTAAAATTAATTTTTTACTGTTTTACTATTGATGTTTTTCAAGGCTGCAAAAACCTGTGGCAACTCAAATCATTTCTGAAAATGCTGTGCTTGTGGTCTCAATAAATACAACTACTCTGATGTGAATGAACTCTCAAGGAAGTATCCTTGAAGACCCGTTAAAACTAAAATAAGCAATGGAAAACATTGTATGTCATTTGCTGATTTACACTGTGCCATAATTAATAAATCCTCCTTCATTCAACTGTCTCAGTGATCTCTCAGGGTGAGGGAAACCGAGAAAAGTTACCTTTTACACAAGACTAAAAAAGAGTTGCAAAGTGGGGGGAGCTTATGGTTCTTGAAACAAAACCTTGATTAATTTATCCCTaagaatattttattttccagaGAATTAATTAATGACATAACATACAATCTGCAATGGAATAATGAGGCCATTATTGTAACTACCTATGTATTAACACGCTAATGACCAACTTCTATCTCTGGATTTAAATGTAAGGGCTAGTTCCACATGGTGGCGTCGTGTTACACTTAAGTGAACTCTTCCTCAGATATGCAGTTGATATGTAGTTTAAAGTGTAATTTCTGGGAAAAtttaacccagggtctttttcgGCATGAATCCAACAAAATATGCCCTTCAGacacttttttttgttaataatcGAGAATAGAGCTTGCCCAAAGTTGCCTGGAGCAATGTAAAAGCCCaaatggcttccatgttattggctagggGCACAGCAAACGCTTCCAAATCTGCATTTTGATCCACTTATCCACAAGACCCTGAGTTCAATtctcgccggaattacactttacaTGCAATTATGAGGTCACATGTCTTCAGCTGTGTATTAACTTGTTTACGTAAACGATATAGGCCAATGTACCAAAGGTTCCCTCTTTCATGAATGATTTTGTTATGTTACACGAGTTGTTAGACAGATATGCAACACAACCAAGCTATGTAACGATATTCAACTGTTACATGTGTTACATGCACATTCAAAGGTTTctcatgtcatgtcatgttAACTTTTATTATTACACAAGTGTAACAATATTTCCATATTACACTACAAGTTGTGACACTAGTTACAGGTTCCATAACGTAATAACATAAAACATGATGTAATGTTTAGTAACATTGATTACCACTCAAGAATGCCTTGGATTTGTTTGAAAATGGATTAAAGTGAGAACAATAGCATCGTCATGAAGAGGATAACATGGTAGTCTGACACATAGGCTACCTAGCGCGTTAGGAATAACTCTTGGTCTCTTCTGACATCTTGTGGGAAAAGGTTGAACTGCAGCATCACCAAGGAAGTCAAACGCTATCGTAAGACTTGAGATAGTTGTGACTCAACGGCAGTGTGGTGTATTTGTGGGTATTTCCTCTCTGTAAGAACACCTGTCCAGGCCCGGTTCCAGAACAGAATGCCTTGGGGTGCATCTGAGATTACAGGGGGTGCACCAGTACTATACTAAAACCAGCTACCCAGCTTCAGTTTAGACTTCGCTTTTTTACACACAGGCCTTTCCTACCATAGACAAGCACTTCTGCGTAGTTCTACTGACATGTTGGGACAACAAACAATTACTGTGCTTAAAAGGTGGTATCATATCATGCCTTGTGATGTGAAGAACATTTCAGCTGCAACATTAGCTTATTGATATCTTAGATAGCTTTGAATATGAGATAGGTTTTTgatatgtgtgatgtgtgaggtGTTTAAAAGAACAGAAttctacacaaaaaaaaaaacatgtgactgcaattcaaaaataacgtttattttttataaattgtggC
This genomic window contains:
- the sacs gene encoding sacsin isoform X2 — encoded protein: MACCPDPWWPRVTVRHEYMGCRSYCLSHSTSVGDVKQRLYEETDLPVTEQRLVHNGRALDDGIQIGTLLLPGSPEVSVTLEGMGLKGGGRFGQTTPPLVEFLKDILRRYPEGGQILKELIQNAEDAGATEVKFMFDETEYGVESLWSPDMAQYQGPALYVYNDAVFTGEDWNGIQEIARSRKREDPLKVGRFGIGFNSVYHITDVPSIFSSEQIGMLDPHQTLFGVHESGQCWNLKTDIKEVTELADQFAPYFGIFGSSEKAIKDGSFPGTLFRFPLRMKPSQLSSNIYNKEKILELFDSFKADADTVLLFLKSVQKVSLHIRESDGTERMLFQVTAMENADDKSEKPNSLKTLGQAIDCYSNGVPSSTITCATYQLNIETQDEMVKETQRTTWLVCNGVGGRGMSTELDSLAEDLKFIPAVGIALPLTVIKEEEGASSGFEGRAFCFLPLPPGEESVTGLPVHVSGFFGLTDNRRSIKWREVDQWRDPAALWNELLIVNIIPRAYFTLIMEVIRRVQIKKDQDFPLSPKETYLAWPDPHRVKARWKPILQPLLQELLQQQVIYSLSQSWIRADEAVFSELDSGNNVSDTVISYLQSTGMQVAAVPAAIDAVLATHVSRPSEVRKVSPHLVRQVIRKSKHKGPAQEKLLLLEFVLSDSCYGDLIGLELLPLQDETFVMFSSSISEKDAIYVASDDYPRALFPGLDNRFILASISPSVMDSLKNAAKSRGRACTQVAVLTPERSARLLKEILSRTWPTRDFAVNWEPANPEKKHPSFSWLKLVWKHLYIHFSDDLSMFEDMPLIPNVPLEESNDNVELLRLKIPSPIILTDEEGALHSESLLEIMKKLGAVVVKKMDPCLQHPLLKNYIHPSKPSYLLQIMDRSSMKRVANQVSSFSVKEKVALREFLAGLADITEKERCMLIELSIFEKVGPCSDKGTPTFTSLRGARALHHTAKYPPDVKLSLNVVSCNDEASMRLVKMAKIEQVKTSDFFRLVIQDIEKGVYSKDEITKIMLWALKHLSFLKNENSSVIGWLSNLKFMHSSLGKPISATDLFDPELEILQNLFYMEEKSRFPTSTFTTSPDILHSLRQLGLKNEVQLTEKDVVQVAKKIEELQGGKEPEWDSVVKKAQTLLQILNRQTKLVKSTEAQTTLLKLKWVPVCKERPLNYPKSLAWMGDTSHIGRLSEMCDISHAVLVGSSVAHVERTSAGMKKALKLCIEPQVDQVLQHLQAVNDWHQSQAFTTEDWYQFQQILFEIYGFMQAHLEDAREAMKSLPFDWVWTGKTFSSPGHTVLKPIPDLDLQPYLYSLPKTIRKFHKLFKFCGSVEEVVPSNVFEVIRTVQQRCQEEMTKGESKHDLLLLINILRWLYSNQIPVSIDMHVPILCYKDPSKLAMKPIHECTYCDIKVDDLNDLLEDASEPIILVHDDIPMKTAEWLKVPCLSTRLINPENLGFEQSGQREPLTVRIKNILEEYPSVADIFKELLQNADDANATECSFLIDMRKNTDIRENLLDPGMIACHGPSLWSFNNSVFSDTDFLNITRLGGSMKRCEADKVGKFGLGFNSVYHITDIPIIMSREFMIMFDPNINHISKHITDKSNPGIKINWSKQQKRLRKFPNQFKPFINVFNCQLPLAQESPYKYEGTLFRLPFRTEQEASGSEISTMYYNTTDIYSLVDEFSICGHRLILFTQHVGTMVLKYLKYEEPNPALAQDVVCINKSVWSCKASYGPLSILKSAAKVMKKVAATNRVPADVPKSGCIIRIMVEEFHNVFKRIVDLQSPLFRGSEEDPNQYFEMAAKGIQTRRLTDEMPQKAVDVTNWLICSCMDSTEALKFSLGESGKRLGLVPCGGVAVLLSEEENRKWKVKIHANPVGEVFCYLPLRIKTGLPVHINGCFAVTSNRKEIWKTDTKGHWNAVFMRHVIVQAYLASLSMLRSMAESGELLDYNYYATWPDPSLVHDDFTLISQGVYQEIAKGGESDLARMFSDGKNWVSIQYVRFLDDTLLCRPEIGPAAFKIFFKYLKMSGSQNLCAVELPDWVKEGFDDAGCKGKLMENTLTEKQFFPEVFFPNIQDIEKELRDPLMQYVLNEKLDEFAAILKVTPCIPCSDVSEQLVLPSRLIHPEGRVAKLYNKSDGRFPGGTSNDYLNPVCLVKLVQLGMVKDDLSWEDLVERAESVTDLNENDHVAACFRSSILLSLIDEKMKLKDPRAAELSEKLQGITFLPFLSRPAGFSLPWHGNNFSSTTMFCARDLFTTEHQDTVCLMKPILNESSPSFKGCGPISLAVKDFLGLIRKPTVALVVSQLKELSKSFDGVTLYQENITNACYKYLHEEMLQEENSKEQIVEALKTFNSILVENTYVNPSKVAFSLNFDAAPYLYQLPNKYRNSCRELFENVGVHSNFTVEDFSAVLELVRQECGRRALSEENFQLSRRIISEGIWSWIRDKSQEFCQTNYSQILLPDSNLTLQTSKSLCYNDCPWIKVRDTTVKYCHGDIPREVAVKLGAVPKRHKALERYASNVCFTALGSEFGQKEKLTTRIKSILNAYPSEKEMLKELLQNADDAKATEIYFIFDPRTHPTDRIFDDKWVPMQGPSLCVFNNQPFTEDDVRGIQNLGRGTKEANPGKTGQYGIGFNSVYHITDCPSFISNNDILCIFDPHAQFAPGATSASPGRMFRDLDSDFRSQFSDVLGLYLGDHFKLERSTMFRFPIRSKEMAKSSEISSVPASDRMVQNLLDKLKSDGAELLMFLNHMEKISICEIQNSTGDLKVLYSVAAKITDGDRLKRKQFHASVVDSVTKKKPLPAIPVQQITYTMDIEDTEGNLTTWMICNRSGFPNMEKVSKSVISAHKNEDVTLFPRGGVAACVSHNYKKPHRAFCFLPLSLETGLPFHVNGHFALDSARRNLWRDDNGVGVRSDWNYNLMTSLIAPAFVELLVQLKRRYFPGPDPTMTVIQATPIHVVKETLRKFMYFFPVNRVDIQPDWYCLVKALYNCIHADLKRLLPVVRTPHMDNSDMHSVIYISWVNMSIANKGRAYFDNLLQDELHHMKTTEYNISTRKSVAENVYRLKTLLLDIGFHLVHSCDETSDLYLCLEDAGIPVSYVTPEDVRNFLHTFSSPDSSCQIGKLPCRLQQSNYKLFHSLKLLVDYCFKEIEVDGIQIQGLPLLLTMDNMLQVFDSKRPKFLTGHHELISSRKEMFMNTLYIKYSDLLLKAGVAKPFDISSLCDLLCSVLPREYRTRIPVKWRDGFASESWLKSAWHFISENIAVKEEQADSKPSFDNVLEILKDWALLPGIKFMARDKLVIPEHDVLLPLSLINVAIFPHGQNDKAFHTLMKGGCIQLAVNKICVKENPMMPFLAKHTASIDNPPSILKAVEYMIQTSAFKPASLNDKDFEALLLYFNCNLANLTPEDVQSLKLLPCFKSVSGRHISIANYGSCYVLGKNIPTADMDKWAHTTACAFLADNPQLKELYSFLGCIPIDDLEVYLKHLLPKFESLTYEAKIEHIVYLKERLMSMEESCGIKDQLYDKLEGLAFIYDYTNRLKTTKTFYDKTIHVFEVMLPTKSFIPNDFFRKVEQITKPKNVTTFVTSWITFLRNIGLKHVVSQQQVLQFAKEVSIKAQTENWTKENVQVIVDALLNHIFNDRTDLFAGSFLKELSMIQFLCSERAPAELIFLHSQYQDMSGMLPLIRFSGSQLNPKFKQTDVIHLLWTSCPILPEKATPSSIKDQDGSTLTGQEQLDQVLTMLNVNLDPPLDKVICNCKNICNISNPDDDMVKTRNKVLRSTYEFLSGDKRDFRYQLRGVSFVMVEDGWKLLKPEEVVINLDNESDFKPYLYKLPLELGTFHQLFKLLGTEDIVSTKQYVEVLCRIHRNSEGKQLDPNEMRTVKRAVSGLFKTLQNDPVEIRKDLDSLKDITFYLPSHDGRLAKSNSLVFDDAPHYKSRIQGNVGVQMLVDMSQCYLGKDHSFHTKLIMLLPQKLRPRLLSSILEEQLDEDSPKMCQFGALCSLQGRLQLLLSSEQFITGLIRIMKHENDNTFLVNEEKAIRLCKALCEGLKVSCFEKLQTTLRVKGCSPIPHSRSETLAFLKRYGTSVIHLYIQHSDSKDINFLLALAMTLKSATDNLISDTSYLIAMLGCNDIYRITEKLDNLGVKYDSTEPSKLELPLPGTPIPAEIHHILLMDPMNVFYPGEYVGYLVDSEGGDIYGSYQPTYTYAIIVQEVEKGEDDSSKCFQIDIGYSEYKVVSSLDLYKFSRHDDSSQVKDSGAPSTPTSPSRSASPRMTPPLFPGKENQRPSAQKHSPKKIKIHTLPEILKEVTLVVEQAWKLPETERKKMIRRLYLKWHPDKNAENLDIATEVFKHLQSEITRMEKQSLSDQQNTERTSRRPFSTSSTRFQSEKFSFQRFYTSWNQEAGSHKSERQQFRDHYPTSFAGSSHSNRFFVPPTFKSVGNPVEARRWLRQARANFSAARNDLHKNANEWVCFKCYLATKLALIAADYAVRGKSDKDVKPTSLAQKVEEYNPNLTGLTNDVQILEGYGVDSLRTRYPDLLPFPQIPNDRFTSEVAMRVMECTARIIIKLETFVQQKI